A single Vigna radiata var. radiata cultivar VC1973A chromosome 8, Vradiata_ver6, whole genome shotgun sequence DNA region contains:
- the LOC106770277 gene encoding chymotrypsin inhibitor 3-like: MASATLIALFLLSALTFYAPSTTARFVKDVDGNIVKNGGRFYILPSLIGALEGGVRLSQTDNEPFPLSVVLSPFKDDKGLPVTISALIPTTYLHEGPVFLSFEYTPEWTAVPGFPEVNVLDCRSKTVLKKDMFIQT; the protein is encoded by the coding sequence ATGGCGAGTGCAACGCTTATTgctctcttccttctttcagCCCTAACCTTCTACGCTCCTTCAACCACCGCTCGATTTGTCAAGGACGTGGATGGTAACATCGTTAAAAATGGTGGCAGATTCTATATATTGCCGTCACTTATAGGAGCCCTCGAAGGTGGAGTTCGACTAAGTCAAACAGATAACGAACCTTTCCCTCTCTCTGTTGTGCTTTCTCCCTTCAAGGATGATAAAGGGCTTCCGGTTACCATTTCAGCCCTAATCCCAACCACATATCTCCATGAAGGTCCTGTGTTCCTTAGCTTCGAATATACTCCTGAGTGGACTGCCGTTCCGGGTTTTCCTGAAGTTAACGTTTTGGACTGCCGTTCCAAAACAGTGTTGAAAAAGGATATGTTTATACAAActtga